The segment tgaattaattttatatataatttatttaataaacttcaaaaaatcatatctccttcatacgaactccgttttcgatggtctttatatccacgcgaaggtgagactacactctacaactttcgtttagactccgttggcaaattccgaaattgtttttattatttaattataaaatgacgtgattaaggaatttctttaaaaattcataacttctttatctgacgtcggtttttgtcagacttttcaccgctaaaataccattgtcgagaccttcgattctcgtttaggtcattccggccgaaagtcgctcgatctccgattcgagtttttagctgtctgttgctaagccgaacttggaaaaatcttaacttcaatatacgaagtcggatttgggcgttctttttacgtaagatcccggtttaatgacatttaaacatagggGGAAttaaaatagaactttttggacattttattatcaaagttaattttattaattcaaaagtggttacaatacttgactttttaggtcattacaaagagttgaaatatcgggttgtcacatcgacGGTCCTCCGCCACTTGTCACCAACACTCCATGGCTGCTATTTCTTCTTTCACGGTCAATTGTGCCTCCAACACTGCACAGTTGCTGCTTCTTCCATCACAAGGGAGCgtaaatgttggtgattttaggggCATAAACTTCTTTGGATTGGGATACTCCTTAACAGATTACGTCACCGTCAAATGAACAGCTAAACCGGGAAGATTTTTAATGATTAAAAATGGATGGATCGGGAAGAGACTCCTTGGTAGATGACTAATCCAAATCATGGGAAAATATAAGAAAGTTGGATGAGGGACGTGCCTAACACCTAGACAAATAATTACACAGGTAACCTTTCTTTTCCAATTTTATAAACACATGTTCGCTTAATTTCCTATTATCTGTTCATTGTGTGTGTACCTTCTTAGAGTAGTGTCGACtggttttgttggaatagtgttttGCGTACTCTTCTATCGACATCATTTCTTCAATTCAAACTTTCAATTAGTTAAAGTCTCAACTCCCTAATTGTCGTTTTCTGTTTTCCCATTTTCCATCTTTTTATCTTGTCTACTTTCTTAAATGATAAAAACATGATTATCTATAATCCTTTTTTCTTAATTTTCAAGAAAATTAACTCTTGAGCAACACCAAGAGAGTAGAATAGGCTTTAATTTTCCCTTTTGTTTAATGACAATAAGACCCTTAACAGACCAACCGTAAGCAACTTTTACTTCATTGAAAATTCATTGAGACCATTAAGGACCAAAATGTTTATACTTTGTCCTTTGTCCTATTCACAACCATTTTTGGATACACAACTGTTTGGTGACCTAGACACAACTAGAGAAGAAAACCACAGTAACATATACCTCTATGATTCAAACCAATATTTGTATAAAGAAAAACAATTCCATCAATTTATCCATCTGTCCATGCTAGAGACAATCTGATGCAGCTATAAAGAGTGTTCGAAAACAATTTAGTGTTTACTTTTTCTAGTTAGATACCCATGAGAACAACTCTCCTTTTGTAGAAAATTAGACTGAGATGTTGTCGATGTACTCTTTTATGAATGCAAAGAGTATTAATGGATGATATTGGTGcgattccaattctattggaatggaatcacgaattccaattctgttgaaatggaatcatgaattctaattctgttggaatggagtATGGATATTTTGTCACTGATTTATGCATGTTCTACAATTCTTGGTTATTGGTTTTGGTGCAATCCACAAGTCTACATATTTTTCCAAAGGAATTTAGTTTTCTATTTTTCATTTGCTAATGCATTATTGGAATCTAAACTacaatttggttttgttttcatAGAAGTTGATGTCTGAAGAACGAACCACAAAATTTGAAAGTGATTctaagcaacattattcttttaaaatgtattagtgtcgttgttagattttaatgttttctttcccgttttgaaagtttttttagtcTTATTCTTTAACAAaaaatgtaattcttaacaattgttacccgtattctataagaaataatgtatttttttgtttttattcttcaattgattgttcaagaatttgttattctacaagaagtttttaaagtcatgatatttatggttcaagaatatttttattatttatggttcaataatatttttatttttgaatatactcataaatatatctgaatgtccgaattaaaagaattataattcgtataattggatttttaaaattaatagaatttatgatcccttaaaatatgaaattttcctttattaaatctatattaattgactaaaatacccttgtaattaaattagatgatatttttcaattatatataattcaataaaatatattaatcactttcttaaaataagtaaaattgaatggcccacatttatgtatataataacacaataattattttgaatagaataacctatgcctatatatatatatatatatatatatatatatatatatatatatatatatatatatatatatatatatatatatatatatatatatgtatgtattaaaAAGGATGGTGGTCTTATGGAGTATCCTTATTAATGAAACCAAATAAAAATGTAAAGAAAGAGAATTAAGCCAAAGAAAAAGAATTATTTCCATTATTTGGTACAATTGAAAATTAATCAGATAAATATACCtgtcaataattttttttgttaggtTGTATTAAACAAGAAAAGATAAATAagtttttacaattttttaaACAACGTTTTTTGTAATAATATCATTATGAGTTATATATTAATTTGTCAAATTATAcattattttagtttttaattttgttaATAATGTTCTACcatgtatttttttataattgttaattaACATTTTACATATATATTTTCCAATGCAATACAAACATGTTTTAAACAAAaaggataatatatatatatatatatatatatatatatatatatatatatatatatatatatatatatatatatatatatatatatgaaatgttAAAACAATTATGTAACAtacatattaaatattaataagtAGAATAAAAAATAGAACCTGATGATAAGAAGTGGGAGGGTTTGAACATGAAATGAGCTTGGTACTTCCAAGTCTCCGTTTTTTTTCTCCGtgtatttattttgcattttctcttcatttctttttaaaatgCAGAGAATTAATTAGGTGGAATGAGAATTAGTTTCTCTCTTATTTCCTTATTCTTGCTAGTAAACAAACATGGGAAATGAAATGGATTCCATTTCTCTTCCTTTATTTCACtataccaaacaccccctaaaatcGAAATTTATGATTGTGAAGACAAGCCAAAACACAAACATAATTAAAATCAATATCACATATGTCTTTGTCTCCTAATATGTTTGTTGTCTTGTAACCCCTCAAGATTGGCCTTGGATGCCACAAAAGCATAGAATGAAGCCTCTACTACCGAATACAACCCTAGACAACCAAATTGAATGGATAAAGGAACAAGTGGTCACTGGATGTCTTCGAAGACAAGAACTCCACAAACTTTCATATCCTCAATCAACCCACATAACTCTTTGTCAAAGAACAATGACGTCACTTCTATATGTATAAGTTAATACGTCCTCAAGCCAAAGAAAAGTTTGACAATACACATACAAATCGAAACAAAAGTAGCTTCTCCCGCATGTCACCAAACTATGAAAGAAAAACACAGACTCAATATGATCGAACACAGACTCAATATGACCGATTCATTAATAAAACATTTGTTTATGCAAACAACCCCTCCAAGAAGCTCACCCACAATAACGGTCTTCCAATGTTAACATGTATAAACCCTCATGAAGGTTCCTACTATCACATTAATATCAAAGTAGTTTAGTTTTCTTAATATTTGGTTCAATACCCAATCTAGGATCGGTCATCCAACACTCTCTAAATCTCCTATGATGGTCCTATCATTAAGTTATCATTCATGAAGGAAatttttcttgaaaattttgaggcATCAACCGTCGATAACGGTTTGTTCTAAAAAAATTGAAAGGAAAAGAAAAGTGTATAATGTTATAATTTGTATTTTCGTatagttataaaaaaaatgaaaatgatatttttttattgaattttagagaaaaaagaaacaaaacaaaacaatgcAATCTCTATTAACTTTTCCTCTTCGAAGAAACTCAAAGACACGATTATTTTTTCTTCCTTATTTTTCACACTTTTTTTGAGAACACGTTGCTAGTGATTTGGTTAACTCCTTTGCCAAGGAATTCactgtgtgtgtgagagagagagagagagggaggtggCGATGGTGTCGTACAAGAGCTTGTTGATCTACGGCGTCGGCGGAATAGCGGTGGCCGGAATGGCATTGTTGGTAGCCTTTCAGGAAAAGTTAGTTTACGTACCCGTCTTGCCTGGTCTCACCAAGTCCTATCCAATCACCCCGGATCGTCTCCGCCTCATTTTCGAAGACGTATGGCTTACTTCCTCCGATGGTGTCCGCCTTCATTCATGGTTCATCAAGTTCTCTCCCAATTCCACAGGTCACCATCTCTATCTCTCGATATATAAACATGCATACATCAACTCACATATGTGATCTACTTTCCCGTTATGCATCACTTCTGTTCAAATTGTGGAAATTCGTCTCTGCTGGtgaatttagggtttatatgtgttttaatttaCCCTATCGGATGATCACTGACGATCCATTCGGAAGAGAATTCCTCACTTTATTACTCGTTAACTTAGCTCCATCTCCTCTCAAATTTGCGATTTCTGCAACAAAATGTTAAAAGTATTCTTCAATTTAGCTCCATCTGTTCCCAAATTTTGGGATTAAGAGTATACATGTTCAATTTGCAGGCCCAACTATTCTGTTCTTCCAAGAAAACGCTGGTAGTATCCTTCTTGGTGATATAAATTCTGAATATATGTATCATATATGATCATCGAAAGCCTTGACTTATGAACTAATAGACATTGCACATCGTCTTGAAATGGTGCGCATTATGTTACAAAACCTTCACTGCAATGTTTTCATGCTTTCTTACAGAGGGTATGGTGCTAGTGATGGTTATCCTTCTCAAGAAGGAATCACCATGGATGCACAGGTTTGCTTTCTAGCCAATACTTTTTATATAATTTCATTTTGCTTTCTCTATCTTTTACACATCCATCTTTTTTCATTTTCACCAGGCTGCTTTAGATCACCTGAGTCAAAGAACAGACATAGACACTACTCAAATAGTAGTATTTGGAAGGTCTCTTGGTGGGGCAGTTGGTGCTGTGGTCACCAAAAATAATCCAGATAAggtatatataataatatatattttataaagttatttataAAAAAAGTTCATTAACTTATGATTTTTCAGGTGGCTGCATTGATATTGGAGAACacttttacttcaattctagaCATGGCTGGAGTTTTATTACCTTTTCTGAAGTATTTCATTGGAGGAAGCTCAAGCAAttctaaaaccccaaaaattctGAATTTTGTTGTCAGGTCTCCTTGGAACACTATAGATGTAATTGGACAGGTATTATTCATTCGATATACACTAAAAAGTGTAAAGATTTAtcttttttatagttttatacatcaAAAAGTTGAAAGCTTTTATTGGATATACACAGATAAAACAGCCGATTTTGTTTCTTTCTGGGCTACAAGATGAGATGATTCCTCCATCTCACATGGAGATGTTATATGCAAAAGCAGCATTGCATAACAAAAGATGCATTTTTGTGGATTTCCCTAATGGCAAACATATGGACACGTGGCTGGCTGGTGGTGATGAGTATTGGGAAGCTGTTCAGACATTTTTACAGGAAAATGTGTTGGAGAATGGAAATGGTATGTTTTAGATCAAtctttttacattttttaaataGTATTTGTGTAAAGTGcatgtttatatatttattataagcACTTGGAATTTATTGGAAACAGTTTTTGTAACTCTTGAGATTCTTAACAATTGCAGTGGTCAAAAGCTCTTTGTGATCTGCCATGCCTTCTTCCTGCACAAATATGAAAATACATTGGGATTTTTTGGGCTCATGAAAAGGGTCCagatcttttctttttttttttttttgtagaattgCAAATATTATATGATTTTTAAGAAAATAGAAAGTGGTGTAGATTGCAGCTTTATACAGATGCATATAGAGTTTTACCGTATCAAGTCTTTAACCACCAGTAGAATCGAATCATTAGAAACCGGCTACAGTGGCTATTGTCAGTCAAAATGATGTTTGTGTTTAAACAGTTAAACTTACtttaaggataaataaataatttttttcatcTAACTTCTCCCATTTTGGTTTCTAAACttaatatcatttttattttatttttttcttttcaccTCCTAACTTTGATGTTTCACTGTTTCTTTTTGTCTTCCCGTCTACTTTTCAAGCTTTAAAATGTTTCAATGCAACATGATACAACATATTTACAAAGTCTAAACCTTGACGTAAAACTCAACGCGAAAATAAAAGGATTGACACGACAAGTCATGATAATTAAATGAGTCAAGTTATGTTAAAGGGTATGATCATCGCATTGTTATTAGAAAAGTAACATCATATCATCTTCACTACATTCTTACTACCACACTATTAACCCTTGGAAATAGTTAGGGTGTGACTATATGTATCACCATTAGCCCTTGTGGTTGAGTTTCTTGGACCCTTTCATCGTCTTTATCGTCGAGGTTCTTAGGTTGGGATTGAGAAAATGAGACTTGAGTTTGGGGGAGATGGTTTGTTCAATTATTGAGGTTAAGATGGTTGTTGAAAATTTTGGAATTGTGATGATCGAATGGTTGTGGTACAGGTTGTTGGAATTAATTTGGGGGGTATGAATAAGTAGCGAATCGATGTTGAATTGGAGATGCTAAAATTTACATATAGTTACCAACATGTGAGAATGAATCATTTGAAGTGTTTGAGGTTTCTCGGGTGTTTGGAGTGGTTTGGGTATTTTGGTTTGGATCCATAATTTGAAGAGAATAAGATATAGAAAGAAAATGTATGTGTTTGTAGTCAGGGGTGGTTCCACTATGGTGCCCATAAGGCTAAGCGGAGTGGCTAGCCAAATACCATCGTTAAACTCGCTAAGCAGCTTGGAACACCGTCCCCTAGCGCTCACTAGGGGGCTCGCCACTGGAGGCTCGTCACTATGTTGGCGAGAAGAGAGAGAATGTGAGAAATGAATGCGATTGGTCCGTGTGTGGTTTGACAGGATTACTAATTTGGTTGACAAAATTCAATTTATGAATTCAATTTAACAAACTTTGCGATGCAATAAAAATGGCGATTTTGTTGTTCGAAAGAGAAGAAGATAAAGTGTCTGAGCTTTTTCAAAAGAAGAGAAGATAAACCAGATGAAATATGATATATTCATTGAATGGTCCTTGCAGTTTTACTTTATCTAAAaacttaggtgctgtttgttttttttttctaaaaaacctCTTCTGACCTCTTATTGTTGCGCCGCTCAGCACTTGGCCCTTTGCaactgtttgtttttcagaagacttctgacttaaaaactgttgcgcgtgtgctgcgtggcGCAACACTAAATCAGTTGCTTCAAACATCTTCACGTCTTACTTTAACTtactgcagcagtctgcagacgttaaaaaacaaactttttttaaatgttgcagctgtttgttccacctcttctgctacagagggttgcagaggtggtccacAGACTTCAGACATTtttgcttcgaaaaaacaaacaacaccttagtccCTTGAGTTTTAAGATTCTTTCTAAAATGAAAGCTATGTTTCATAATGATATCACAATGttcatttataataataataataataataataataataataataataataataataataaaacaaataaataattaaatttaacaaTTCCATTGGTAAAATAAGTTAAATTAGTGATATATCAATATTTTGTAACATACTGTTGATTATCAAACGTTCAAACTTATTTAATACCGGTAAAACATATACCGTTGATTatcaaatattatattaattgtttgtagtttagaaaaataaaatttgtttaatatttatgtacaaaaaatgtttctatattaaaataaagtaattcaattaaattagaaaaaaaaataaaaaaatggaatGTTAGGAGTGTTATCGCTCTCTACCAAATGCTAAGATTAAGTGCTAAATATTCAAAAATGAGGTGACACTTCAAAGTATGATGTGACAAGGTGTTAGGAGTGTTACCACTCCCTTTAACTTAATGACATCGACAACccctgttttttttttcagacatAAAGTAAAAAATTTCGGATTTTTCGTCTTTTCTACTATTGTGCCACTACGTAAAAAAAAATGTGTCACCAACAACACCTAATACTAAATCTAGCATCTGTCCATGTTTATAGTGTGAAATATGTATAAAATGGTTGAAATTTATGAATAAAAGCTAGTGCAAtttaaatatagtttttttttttttttacatagcAACAACAATAAGGAACAATCTAAATCGTGAGCGTTTAAGGCTAGCCAATAGAATGCCTTGTAATCTCCTGTGATTGTAGCCAAGCCATAACACATTTACGTCCCTTTGGGCTGGTGTTCACGCTTAGACATCTATGCCATGTCGGACCTCATTTGCAGACCCTTGCCCCATATAGGAAGGTCTTAGGGTTTAACTCTCTCAATCCCTTAACTGACACGATAAAAATCCAAAACAACACAACACGTTTGTCAGTGCTAACTAAAGCGGTTATCTCAATTTTGGTGCCACTGTAGGTTGTAGCCACACCCTTTGACCAAAAAGTATTTTGGTCTATTTTGCGACATATCTTTTATAAAAGAGAATTGTGTTatctaataaaatatttttcggaGTAATGCATTTATCTAAAAAATAAAGTAGTCAACCAATATTATATAAGAAAGAAACCCATCTGCCCCTCTTTCTCTCTCATACACACACAAATACAAAATTCCATgttctttttttgttttatatGAAGTTAATGGATGCTAAAATCCATCTCTGAAAATCAAGTTTTCTTTTCAGCGCACATACAGTGAACGTGTTTTCTCCTCGGAGAGCGACGGCGACAATGGACGCTGCCGGAGCCGCTGCATACAATCCTCGGACCGTCGAAGAAGTCTTCAGAGATTACAAAGGCCGTCGTAGTGGCATGATCAAGGCCCTCACAACCGGTGCGCCTAATCTCTTCTAATTCCTTTCCTAATTATCCAATCTCAATTTCTCACTCAACGAATTTGCTCAAGTTTCAAGTCTCTAGGGTTCAATTCCTAATATCTGATATCTTCTATTTGTTTCGCATTGTAGATGTTGAAGATTTTTTCCGGCAGTGCGATCCTGGTTCGTTCCTAGGGTTTCAATTTTCCAGCTGTTCTTAACTTCTTTTTATCACTTTCTCCCCGTATCATATGTTTTACAATTTCATCAGCCGAAGATATATGATTAGGTTTTCTATTTCCTTTTTAAAAAGGAGATAATTGTGTGATGTTTTGGAGCTATTCGGATCAAACGTGCTATAGAAACAATTGGGGCTActcttgtttttataaacttacTTCATGTTTTGGTGTTTTCAGAGAAAGAAAATCTGTGCTTGTATGGATTCCCTAGCGAACAATGGGAGGTTAACCTACCTGCAGAAGAGGTCCCTCCAGAGCTTCCTGAGCCTGCATTAGGTATCAATTTTGCAAGAGATGGAATGCAAGAAAACGACTGGTTGGCTTTAGTTGCTGTCCACAGTGATGCATGGCTACTTTCTGTAGCATTCTATTTTGGTGCTagatttggttttgacaaatccgACAGGTTCTTTCATCTCTGTTTTCCTTCATCAATGGTGGTTAGGTTACTTTTATAATCATTACATTCTGATGTAGGAAACGTTTGTTCAACATGATAAATGATCTCCCAACAATCTTTGAAGTCGTGAGTGGAAACACCAAGAAACAAACAAAGATGGCTAAccacagcaacaacaacaaatcAAAGTCAAACACTAAAGGGGTATGATATGATTTAAGAGACTTTGTTTTATTGATAATATATTGAAAATCTGTTTTGGTTGAATGTTTGATATGAACAGCAAGGATCTGAATCCTTTCAGGGGAAGTATGGTAAGGtggatgaggaagaagaagatgaggagGAGGATGAACATGGTGATGCATTGTGTGGGGCCTGTGGAGAGAATTATGCTTCTGATGAGTTTTGGATTTGCTGTGATTTGTGTGAGAGGTGGTTTCATGGGAAGTGTGTAAAGATTACTCCTGCAAAAGCTGAGCATATTAAGCACTATAAATGTCCTAGTTGTAGCACCAAGAGAGCACGACCTTGATGGTTGAATTTGAGACAAGTGTAGGAAAGAATGTTGGTTTTAATATGGTGTTTTGGTTATTTTAGTCATTTAGATGGTGTTAATGTAGAAAGACTTGAGATCTTTTTAATTTTATCAACTTGTCCATGGAAATtgcaaaaagaaaatgtttttcttGGAATCTCTAGTTTACCTTTTATGGATCTGTTTAAcaaattatcaaaacattttgcTTCATAACATGCATGTTCTTATGTTTAGTTGGACAAAAGAATAAAATGGACTAG is part of the Lactuca sativa cultivar Salinas chromosome 7, Lsat_Salinas_v11, whole genome shotgun sequence genome and harbors:
- the LOC111905346 gene encoding alpha/beta hydrolase domain-containing protein WAV2; this translates as MVSYKSLLIYGVGGIAVAGMALLVAFQEKLVYVPVLPGLTKSYPITPDRLRLIFEDVWLTSSDGVRLHSWFIKFSPNSTGPTILFFQENAGNIAHRLEMVRIMLQNLHCNVFMLSYRGYGASDGYPSQEGITMDAQAALDHLSQRTDIDTTQIVVFGRSLGGAVGAVVTKNNPDKVAALILENTFTSILDMAGVLLPFLKYFIGGSSSNSKTPKILNFVVRSPWNTIDVIGQIKQPILFLSGLQDEMIPPSHMEMLYAKAALHNKRCIFVDFPNGKHMDTWLAGGDEYWEAVQTFLQENVLENGNVVKSSL
- the LOC111905358 gene encoding PHD finger protein ALFIN-LIKE 5 isoform X2; this encodes MDAAGAAAYNPRTVEEVFRDYKGRRSGMIKALTTDVEDFFRQCDPEKENLCLYGFPSEQWEVNLPAEEVPPELPEPALGINFARDGMQENDWLALVAVHSDAWLLSVAFYFGARFGFDKSDRKRLFNMINDLPTIFEVVSGNTKKQTKMANHSNNNKSKSNTKGGKYGKVDEEEEDEEEDEHGDALCGACGENYASDEFWICCDLCERWFHGKCVKITPAKAEHIKHYKCPSCSTKRARP
- the LOC111905358 gene encoding PHD finger protein ALFIN-LIKE 5 isoform X1 gives rise to the protein MDAAGAAAYNPRTVEEVFRDYKGRRSGMIKALTTDVEDFFRQCDPEKENLCLYGFPSEQWEVNLPAEEVPPELPEPALGINFARDGMQENDWLALVAVHSDAWLLSVAFYFGARFGFDKSDRKRLFNMINDLPTIFEVVSGNTKKQTKMANHSNNNKSKSNTKGQGSESFQGKYGKVDEEEEDEEEDEHGDALCGACGENYASDEFWICCDLCERWFHGKCVKITPAKAEHIKHYKCPSCSTKRARP